The genomic interval TAAGGCCTCTATGAATTTGGAGATTCTTTCTAGTATTAACTCTTTGTCGAGGTCTCCTTCAAATTCCATAGAGGTTTTTACGCCATCTTCATCGATGGCCTCCAACTTTATCTTCATCCTGAGTCACCTTTTGGTATCCCATCCCCCCAGATGCAATACGCTTCTAACATACACTGTGAATAAACGTTTTGTGAACATGTGTATGTATTTTTTGTGAACATGTAATTATTAGATATATGACCTTATATAAAGTTTTAGGTTGGTTTTGTTGTTATTAGTTGTGTTGAACTTGTAAGAGGTGTTTTATGTGTTCTTTTTGTTGTTTTAGTGTTTCTTTTTGTTTTGTTTTTTATTTATTTATTTGCGTATTCATCGTTTGTGTGAATAGTTATTCTGATAATTATTGTTTTCCTTTCTTTTTTTGGTTTTTGAATATGTTAGGTGTGTTGTTAGGTTTTTTATTAGGTTATTATGTTGTTTTGTTTTGTTTGGTTGGTTTTTGTTTTGTTTTGTTCTATATTTTTGTTCATTTTGTGATTGCTTTCACTTTTATTTGTGTTGAATTGAAAAGGTTGGTGTATTACTGTTTTTTTGTGGTTTGGTTGGTTTGAGAATTGAAATCTTTAATAGGTTTCTAATCTATTTTGTTTGTGTGGTGTTTTTGAATTAGTTTATGGGGTTTTATGATGGATATTAAAAGATTGTCTTTGTTTGGGTTTGGAATTTCTGTTGTTTCAGCTTTGTTTTTGTTTTTTGGTCAGTTGGTGTTAGGTTTGTTTTTTATTGGGGTTTGGATTTTTTTAGATCTTGTTCATCTGTTTTTTTTGAGAAGGAAGACATTTGTTACTCGTTATGATGATTTTTTGAGCACTACTCTTAATACTGGTTCGAGTTTGGTTTTGTTATTGAGTTTGGTTTTTGGAGGTTTTGTATCGAATGAGTTAGGTTTGTTGGCGGTTGTTGGTGTTTTTTTAGTTCATTATACTGAGGTGCAGTGTGCTGCGATTGGTTTGAAGCGTAGTGGAGTTGAAAGGCCGTTTAAATTAGGTTTTTTAGGTTTGGTTTTGGTTTCTGGTGTTTTAGAGGTTTCTGTTGGTGTTGAACCACTTGGTTTTGGTTTGATTTGGTGGGGGGTTTTGGTTGTAGCAGTTGTTTCGATTTTGATTTCGGTTTTCTTGGCTGTCGCTATGTTTTTAAAGCTTTCGGGTAGAAAAAGTGAATTTGGTTTTTTATAAAGTTGGGAGTTTTATTAGGCTTGGTTTTTTGGTTTTTTTGGTTTTTTTGGTTCCCCACAAACTGGGTTTGTGGGGGTTTTTGTTTATTTTTGTTTTATTATTTTGTTTTTCCCCATTGCGGACATGTATTTTGTTTCGCCGCCTTCTTCTATGTTGTTTAGTATTTCTTGGTCTTCTACGAGGATTTCGAATGTTTCGTAGGTTTCCATATCCATTAGTTGAACGTTGTTTCCTGATATGGATATGATTTGTGCGTCTTTTCTTTCAACTATTGGTACGTCTACTTTTGTGTCTACAGGGTTTAGCATGTTTCTTTTTTTGTCATCGAATATTCCTTTAGCAGATATGTTTGCTTTTGCAGATCCGTGTTTTCCTGGACTTGAGACCTGT from Methanonatronarchaeum thermophilum carries:
- a CDS encoding translation initiation factor IF-5A; its protein translation is MAKRRTEIRNLDEGDYILLDGEPSKITKLQVSSPGKHGSAKANISAKGIFDDKKRNMLNPVDTKVDVPIVERKDAQIISISGNNVQLMDMETYETFEILVEDQEILNNIEEGGETKYMSAMGKNKIIKQK